The genomic DNA GTTACTATTCGCAGGACAGCTCAGTGCGACTCAGGTGGTTCACCTGACAGAATCCATTGCATTCCTGGCTGCGGATATGAGTCTCCGGTATGGTTTGGCGATGGCTGATGCCATCGTGTACGCAACCGCAAAGGATCAGGAAGCTGAGGTGGTCACGGGGGATGCCGATCTAAAGGATCTGTCGGGGGTGGCGGCGTTGGCGAGACATTCTCGACACGTATAGGAATCTCCGGCAAGCCCGCCCAGTATTATAATTACCAGATCTTCGCTTGCAGTTCCGCAGCCTCTTTATGGCTTTATAGAAGAATTGATGGCCGCGGATAAACCCCTCCAGTGTTTCTCTTCTCAACCCTCTCCTGCCGTTGCACTTGGATCCACTGTGACGAATCCATGACAATCACCGCGCGAGAGCGTTCGCCTCAACTCTTGCGAGCACAAATGCGGAACCTTTCATTGACGCCTCTGTTCTTGGTTGTGTATAACGAAAGCTCATTTTAGAATTTCGATTAAGGATCGTATGTACGCACGCGAGTTTCGTGACGGGGCAAAAGACGGATTGGAAGCGCTCGAACCGCTTGATCCCGACAAGATTACTTCGTTCGGCGATTTGCTTGAGGCCATGGGTAAGACTGCGTTCGGGGGACGCCATGTCGGCAAGGCGTTCGATGTGCTTTGGGCGATGATCGAGGATCCTGACTGCCACGTTGTGATGACGTTGTCCGGTGCGATGACGATCGCCAAGATGGGGAAGATCATCACGAAGATGATCGATGAAGGAATGGTGCAATGCATCGTCTCGACGGGGGCGTTAATGGCTCATGGCTTGAGTGAGTCGGTCGGCAAGACGCATTATCGACACGATCCTTCAATGAGCGACGAAGAGCTTTTTCGAAAAGGATACAATCGCGTCTACGACACACTCGAGATGGAAGCGAATTTGAATTATGTCGAGCATGTCGTCGCACACACGTTGAAGCGTCTCAATCAAGATCGGCCGCTCTCATCGGAAGTCCTCACGCGGGAATTGGGAAAGACATTGGCGGAAGAATTAGACGGCGACGGAATCCTCAAAAGCGCGTATTTGAAAAAGGTGCCGGTCTATATCCCGGCTTTCACTGATTCTGAAGTGGGGTTGGATATGGGAACTTGGGCGATGGCACGAGAGGTTGAGCGAGCCCGATCTCAGGCAGGGCACGGGAGAGATGTGGACATTTTACGAACAATCCATCAATCGTATCCGTCATTCAATCCGTACCTCGATCTCAACAGCTATGCCGACCATGTCCTCTCCGCGAAACGACTTGGAATTTTCACGATCGGAGGAGGTGTCCCGCGTAACTGGGCGCAACAAGTCGGCCCGTACATTGAAATCGGTAATCTTCGGTTGGGCTTGAACGTGAAGCCGCCTCGATTTCACTATGGAGTGAGAGTTTGTCCCGAACCGGACTACTGGGGCGGACTCAGTGGGTGCACCTATCAAGAAGGGCTTTCTTGGGGGAAATTTGTAACGCCAAAGGACGGTGGGCGATTCGCGGAAGTGTTGAGCGATGCGACGGTCGTCTGGCCGTTGTTGATCATGGGGATTCTGGAAAAAAAGAAAGCCGGCGTGGTGCGTGGTTCATGAAGTGGCTGACTGAGCAACGGTTGCTTCTGGGTTTTATTGGCTGCGCCCTCCTGTGGTCTTCTTCGGCTTTTGCCGGAAACTCCCTCGAGGCTGATGTGCGGGTGCGAGGACAAGCCAACGCACCCCTGACCTTGATCGAGTACTCTGACTTCACATGCGGATATTGTTTAAAATTTTTCAAACGAACATGGCCACGGATTCAGGCTCGGTACGTCGATACAGGAAAAGTGCGATTTGTCTACCGAGATTTTCCAAGAGGCGATCAAGGTTCCGGCTTGGACGCAGCGGTGGCGGCACGATGTGCCGGAGCGCAAGGCCAGTATTGGGCGATGCATGATCGGTTGTTTTCTGAAGGTGGTCAGCTGGAAAAGCAGGTGTATCTTCGACATGCTGCCGCCCTGAATTTGGACCAAGCCGTGTTTGAACAGTGCATGAGCGACGGGCGGTATACGAAGGCAATTTTCGAAGATCGCCGGGAAGCCAATCAGTGGGGATTCCATGGAACGCCGGGATTCATCCTCGTGCGAACGGCCGGCGAGCCGACGGAAAAAGAACCGGCCGTCGCGATCCCCGGAGCATTTCCCTTCGAGATGTTCGCAGAAGAAATCGATCGACTGTTGGCGAGCGACAAAAAATAGCTGAATTGCGCCGGAGCGGAATGAGCCGTTTGCGCGTGATGTTGACATCGGCACGCATGGTACGATGGTAAGATAGTCCTCTTCGTCAATAAAGGTAAGGGTATCCATATGGCTTCGATGCAATCGTTCTGGCCCGTCTCCCATCGCGATGACGACTTCTGGGTCTGTATGTCTTGCCTCACGGAAGTCTTCTATAGAAAAGTCCCGATGCCGGACTGTCCTTCTTGTCATGGGGTGTCGACCTACGAGGGATTTACTATGGAGGCGATTCGCGATTGGGGTACGGAAGAATTGATTGCCAAGGCTGTCGCCGCACAAGAAACAGCCACGGTTGCTCAACCTGCCGCTGAAGCGACTGAGCCGGTTGAAGCGACTGACTAATGCCAATCTTATTGTAGACTCCAGCGAGTCTCCCCGTGCAGGAATCCCGTCCGTTCCTCGTTCATGGCCGATGGAAGTCGGGTGAGCTCTCGGCTTCCGTTGTTGATCCGTTCACCGGAAAACTCGTCGCCCAAGTCACGCAAGCGACTGAATCTGATGTCGAGGAGGCCATAGCGTCCACATGCAGTGCAGCAGCGACGATGGAGCAGCTGCCGTCACATGCCAGATACAATCTCCTCCAGCAGGTCGCCGCCCTGCTCTATCGGCGCCGAGATGAATTTGTCCAGGCCATCAGGGCCGAGGCCGGCAAACCGATCACCGACGCGAAACGAGAGGTCAGTCGGGCCATTCAAACCTTTACGGTGGCTGCTGAAGAAGCACGACGGATTTCGGGAGAGGTGATCCCGCTCGATTGGACGCCCGGCTTCGACACTCATCTTGGCATGCTTCGCCGTTTTCCAATCGGTCCGATTCTCGGCATCACTCCCTTCAACTTTCCGCTGAACCTTGTGACACACAAAGTGGCGCCTGCGCTCGCTTCCGGCAACCCGATTCTGATCAAGCCGGCTCCTCAGACACCGTTAACGGCTCTCCTCCTTGGGGAAGTGGTCATGGAGGCGGGAATTCCTCCGGGCGGGCTCAATGTGGTGCCATGCGATAACATCCTCGCCGAACGGATGGTCGTCGATCCACGATTCAAATTGCTGAGCTTCACCGGAAGCGCGTCGGTAGGATGGATGCTGAAGGCCAAGTGCGGAAAGAAAAAAGTCACGCTTGAACTCGGGGGCAACGCCGGCGTGGTCATCGAGCCTGATGCCGATCTTGAGCTTGCGGCTCAACGTTGCGCCGCAGGTGGATTTGGATATGCCGGCCAGACATGCATTTCGGTGCAGCGGGTCTTCGTTCATCATGCGGTCGCCGATGTGTTTACGACCAAGCTGCTCATGCATGTCGCTCGATTGAAAGTGGGGGATCCCGCCGACGAGACAACGAGCATCGGTCCCCTCATCGATCAGGCAGCGGCTCAGCGGGTGGAGAACTGGATCGGCGAAGCCGTTTCGGACGGAGCGCGTGTGCTGTTGGGCGGGAAGCGGATGGGATCGCTTGTTGAAGCGACGGTGTTGTCGAATGTAAAGCCCGACATGAAAGTCTCCTGTAAGGAGGTGTTTGGACCGGTTGTCACCGTCACGCCGTATCGCCAGCTCAGCGAAGCCGTGGCGTTGCTCAATCAATCGGACTACGGATTACAGGCCGGCCTCTTCACGCAGGACATCAACAAGATCTTTTACGCGTTTCGTCACCTGGAAGTCGGAGCCGTGTTGGCAAATGAAATTCCTACGTTCCGGGCCGACCATATGCCGTACGGCGGCGTGAAAGATTCGGGGTTGGGACGGGAGGGCGTTCGTGCTGCGATTGAAGATATGACGGAGCCGCGGATGCTGATCATGAATCTGAAGGACCCACCTCACTTAGCCGAAAAAAGTGTTTAGAAGATATTGCGAAGCCGGTCCAATCTTGCTACAACAAGCGCCCGATACTATTGTTGATCTGGTCTAATGTGTTTGTCCGGCTGACCGCTCTGGGACACGTCACCAAACAACTTCCGAACAACCAGACAGGCCGATTACCAGAGGAAGGGGAAAATGAATGGTACCTACGCATATGTTTTTAACAAGAGGGGTAGGGGTCCACAAGGAAAAGCTGGCCTCCTTCGAAGAGGCGTTGCGCAGCGCCGGTGTGGCCTATTGCAACCTCGTCAGCGTATCGTCCATCCTTCCTCCTCATTGTAAGATCATCCCTCGAAAGCGCGGAGAGAAGCTGCTGAAACCGGGTGAAATCACGTTTTGCGTCATGGCTCGTTCGGAAACGAATGAGCGGAACCGGCTCATCTCGGCGTCGGTCGGCCTGGCGAAGCCCACAGACCACGGCACCTATGGCTATCTATCGGAACACCATGCCCATGGTGAAACAGATGAGGAGACCGGAGAGTATACGGAAGATCTCGCCGCGCAGATGCTTGCGACGACCTTAGGTGTC from Nitrospira sp. includes the following:
- a CDS encoding Aldehyde dehydrogenase, which codes for MQESRPFLVHGRWKSGELSASVVDPFTGKLVAQVTQATESDVEEAIASTCSAAATMEQLPSHARYNLLQQVAALLYRRRDEFVQAIRAEAGKPITDAKREVSRAIQTFTVAAEEARRISGEVIPLDWTPGFDTHLGMLRRFPIGPILGITPFNFPLNLVTHKVAPALASGNPILIKPAPQTPLTALLLGEVVMEAGIPPGGLNVVPCDNILAERMVVDPRFKLLSFTGSASVGWMLKAKCGKKKVTLELGGNAGVVIEPDADLELAAQRCAAGGFGYAGQTCISVQRVFVHHAVADVFTTKLLMHVARLKVGDPADETTSIGPLIDQAAAQRVENWIGEAVSDGARVLLGGKRMGSLVEATVLSNVKPDMKVSCKEVFGPVVTVTPYRQLSEAVALLNQSDYGLQAGLFTQDINKIFYAFRHLEVGAVLANEIPTFRADHMPYGGVKDSGLGREGVRAAIEDMTEPRMLIMNLKDPPHLAEKSV
- a CDS encoding Periplasmic thiol:disulfide interchange protein DsbA, which translates into the protein MKWLTEQRLLLGFIGCALLWSSSAFAGNSLEADVRVRGQANAPLTLIEYSDFTCGYCLKFFKRTWPRIQARYVDTGKVRFVYRDFPRGDQGSGLDAAVAARCAGAQGQYWAMHDRLFSEGGQLEKQVYLRHAAALNLDQAVFEQCMSDGRYTKAIFEDRREANQWGFHGTPGFILVRTAGEPTEKEPAVAIPGAFPFEMFAEEIDRLLASDKK
- a CDS encoding Deoxyhypusine synthase; translation: MYAREFRDGAKDGLEALEPLDPDKITSFGDLLEAMGKTAFGGRHVGKAFDVLWAMIEDPDCHVVMTLSGAMTIAKMGKIITKMIDEGMVQCIVSTGALMAHGLSESVGKTHYRHDPSMSDEELFRKGYNRVYDTLEMEANLNYVEHVVAHTLKRLNQDRPLSSEVLTRELGKTLAEELDGDGILKSAYLKKVPVYIPAFTDSEVGLDMGTWAMAREVERARSQAGHGRDVDILRTIHQSYPSFNPYLDLNSYADHVLSAKRLGIFTIGGGVPRNWAQQVGPYIEIGNLRLGLNVKPPRFHYGVRVCPEPDYWGGLSGCTYQEGLSWGKFVTPKDGGRFAEVLSDATVVWPLLIMGILEKKKAGVVRGS
- a CDS encoding Pyruvoyl-dependent arginine decarboxylase 2, with translation MVPTHMFLTRGVGVHKEKLASFEEALRSAGVAYCNLVSVSSILPPHCKIIPRKRGEKLLKPGEITFCVMARSETNERNRLISASVGLAKPTDHGTYGYLSEHHAHGETDEETGEYTEDLAAQMLATTLGVEFDPNVAWKEREQVFKMGGKIVRTLNITQSAVGKKGKWTTVIALAVFIPPENVPTRSRK